Proteins encoded by one window of Haladaptatus sp. ZSTT2:
- a CDS encoding UbiD family decarboxylase, whose amino-acid sequence MADYKPLSTGTEKEVRPGDINVASLRTTIDGLHERGELLRTETPVDPDLEIAGIQKKMDGGPTLLFENLKGWDHARFVVNLFANRERIDNLFGFENRRDRTQRIADAISNPIPPKVVSREEAPVQETVVTEDINVDDIIVPIRHTEEEDELTTGSGVSVIYGGWFDGGSHIGYNRMNFRWGDVSTFQAAPGGHVWMVMSEHYNDSDDPKIPITMNFGIPPAATLAAGSGFDYVVLPKGCDELGVAGGIQQAPIEVVEAATVEGAYSIANAEYAIEGYLKPKDRRWETDESEETEEQGKHPFHPEWAGYMGRAYKAPTFHVEAVTHRDLDAKPLIQPIIVHSAEENNIQTTVREGALYETVDRIEPGIIHDVNIPYAMTDWGGAIFQVDKSNPVDEGYHRNFMVTALGTSRGMRIAVAVDTDIDIYSMDDVMWAITTRTNPQKDFLNPVPGGAGQTFQPSERAGARGEVKQSNTNFEGGLAIDATVPYGELDVTFDRPEYPIDLVTLSDWFSSEQLDYAEEDRERGWTELLSKTGR is encoded by the coding sequence ATGGCGGACTACAAGCCACTATCGACGGGTACTGAAAAGGAAGTCCGGCCTGGCGACATCAACGTCGCGAGCCTCCGGACGACCATCGATGGGCTACACGAACGCGGTGAGCTACTCAGGACAGAAACGCCGGTCGACCCCGACCTCGAAATTGCGGGCATTCAAAAGAAGATGGACGGCGGCCCGACCTTGCTGTTCGAGAATCTCAAAGGGTGGGATCACGCGCGATTCGTCGTCAATCTCTTTGCAAACCGCGAGCGCATCGACAACCTGTTTGGCTTCGAAAACCGGCGCGACCGCACCCAGCGAATCGCGGATGCAATCAGCAACCCGATTCCGCCGAAAGTGGTCTCTCGAGAGGAAGCGCCGGTACAGGAAACCGTCGTCACCGAAGACATCAACGTAGACGACATCATCGTCCCAATTCGACACACCGAAGAAGAAGACGAACTCACCACAGGCTCCGGCGTGAGCGTCATTTACGGCGGCTGGTTCGACGGCGGCAGCCACATTGGCTACAACCGCATGAACTTCCGGTGGGGCGACGTCTCGACGTTCCAAGCCGCACCGGGCGGCCACGTCTGGATGGTTATGTCCGAACACTACAACGACAGCGACGATCCGAAGATTCCGATTACGATGAACTTCGGCATCCCGCCGGCAGCCACGCTCGCGGCCGGATCTGGGTTCGATTACGTCGTGCTCCCGAAGGGCTGTGACGAACTCGGCGTCGCTGGCGGAATCCAGCAGGCACCCATCGAAGTGGTTGAGGCGGCAACCGTCGAGGGCGCGTACAGCATCGCCAACGCCGAGTACGCCATCGAAGGCTACCTGAAACCGAAAGACCGCCGGTGGGAGACCGATGAGTCAGAGGAGACCGAAGAACAGGGCAAACACCCGTTCCACCCCGAGTGGGCCGGCTACATGGGACGGGCGTACAAGGCTCCGACCTTCCACGTTGAAGCCGTCACTCACCGCGACCTTGACGCAAAACCGCTCATCCAACCAATCATCGTCCACAGCGCAGAGGAGAACAACATCCAGACGACCGTGCGCGAGGGTGCGCTCTACGAGACGGTTGACAGAATCGAACCCGGCATCATCCACGACGTGAACATCCCGTACGCGATGACCGACTGGGGCGGAGCCATCTTCCAGGTGGACAAGTCGAACCCGGTGGACGAAGGCTACCACCGCAACTTCATGGTGACCGCACTCGGCACCTCCCGTGGGATGCGGATAGCCGTGGCCGTTGACACGGACATTGACATCTACTCGATGGACGACGTGATGTGGGCGATTACGACCCGGACGAACCCGCAAAAAGACTTCCTCAACCCGGTTCCCGGCGGCGCAGGCCAGACGTTCCAGCCAAGCGAGCGCGCCGGAGCACGTGGCGAGGTCAAGCAGTCGAACACCAACTTCGAAGGCGGCCTCGCCATCGACGCGACGGTCCCGTACGGCGAACTCGACGTGACATTCGACCGGCCGGAGTATCCCATTGATCTCGTCACGCTCTCGGATTGGTTCTCTTCCGAGCAGCTCGACTACGCAGAAGAAGACCGCGAACGCGGCTGGACGGAACTGCTGTCGAAGACCGGGCGCTAA
- a CDS encoding class I SAM-dependent methyltransferase: MGHHDDAADHAHEHSHDHDHHDNDFTDRIDRLNDPIQFRYLSAEELRELLDPAPDWTVADLGSGTGLFTDELAPVVDTLYALDTNDGMHEAYRERGVPENVDLVTADVAATPFADGELDGAISLRTFHHGVAEALPELARVLRPGGRLVVFDWSATRAGETERGPPADMCFDLATAQSLLLDHGFRIQRAQERRETFVVVATRRGD, translated from the coding sequence ATGGGCCACCACGACGACGCGGCAGACCACGCACACGAACATTCTCACGACCACGACCACCACGACAACGACTTCACCGACCGTATCGACCGGTTGAACGACCCGATCCAATTTCGCTATCTCTCGGCTGAAGAACTCAGAGAGCTACTTGACCCCGCACCCGACTGGACGGTCGCTGACTTGGGGAGTGGAACCGGGCTCTTCACGGACGAACTCGCGCCAGTCGTCGACACGCTCTACGCGCTCGATACGAACGACGGGATGCACGAGGCGTACCGCGAACGAGGCGTCCCCGAGAACGTCGACCTCGTGACTGCAGACGTTGCAGCCACGCCGTTTGCAGACGGCGAACTTGACGGAGCCATCTCACTGCGCACTTTCCACCACGGCGTCGCAGAAGCCCTTCCAGAACTCGCCCGCGTCCTGCGGCCGGGCGGGCGGCTCGTCGTGTTCGACTGGTCTGCGACGCGAGCCGGTGAGACTGAACGAGGCCCACCTGCCGACATGTGTTTCGACCTCGCAACCGCACAATCGCTGTTACTCGACCACGGCTTTCGCATTCAACGCGCCCAGGAACGCCGCGAGACGTTTGTCGTGGTCGCAACGCGACGCGGTGACTGA
- a CDS encoding class I adenylate-forming enzyme family protein: MNWVVNLENQVHERGRKTAVISEGTSYTYNELNWHANSFANWLKSFGGKRVCMYVPNTPEVYFAAFGAMKAGGAPAPINYMFGRNIIEYVLDDADADAVMTFPDDAEMVASAAKDAGVEHVVTIGESEYGTITLDEILTTHSNYTETVPQRDDDLFGLMYTSGTTGNPKGVYKSHRSVSVHTKAMRHVWKITSDQTWLCAGPLYHTSGFESSSLPVLAAGGTVVLHKWDIDRFLAEVEQYKADSAYIAGSMLLDMLEYETPERYDVSSLKQVFAGGAPMDSKDYDTVEEMYDVRVSERLGMTEAGIILTYPVGKTGEFSPRDEVPGRVPGSCGRPVVQEVDVRVVDLNTGEVVEVGEGEMQVRGDTLFEKYINKPEKTKEAFTEDGWYQSGDVVRVDEDGYIFHLRRADSMIVTGGENVYPRGVERVISSHDAVKETAVFPIPDAHWGERVCAAVVLKDGASVTEAELIQFCKQSDDISDFEAPKQIFFRDSLPKTPTKSIRRPDLTDEYRDVPYEN; the protein is encoded by the coding sequence ATGAACTGGGTAGTGAATCTGGAGAATCAGGTCCACGAGCGTGGTCGAAAGACCGCGGTCATCAGCGAGGGCACAAGCTACACGTACAACGAACTCAACTGGCACGCCAATTCGTTCGCAAACTGGCTCAAATCCTTCGGCGGCAAGCGCGTGTGCATGTACGTCCCGAACACCCCAGAAGTCTATTTCGCCGCGTTCGGCGCGATGAAAGCCGGCGGCGCGCCCGCGCCGATAAACTACATGTTCGGTCGCAACATCATCGAATACGTCCTCGACGACGCCGACGCGGACGCAGTGATGACGTTCCCCGATGACGCAGAAATGGTCGCCTCAGCGGCCAAAGACGCGGGCGTCGAACACGTCGTCACCATCGGCGAATCAGAATACGGCACCATCACGCTCGACGAAATTCTCACTACCCACTCGAACTACACCGAGACGGTGCCCCAGCGCGACGACGACCTGTTCGGCCTCATGTACACGAGCGGGACGACCGGCAACCCGAAAGGCGTCTACAAATCCCACCGAAGCGTGTCGGTGCACACCAAGGCAATGCGACACGTCTGGAAAATCACGTCAGACCAGACGTGGCTCTGTGCCGGGCCGTTGTACCACACCTCCGGGTTCGAGTCGTCGTCACTGCCCGTGCTCGCTGCCGGGGGCACCGTTGTCCTCCACAAGTGGGACATCGACCGCTTCCTCGCTGAAGTCGAACAGTACAAAGCCGACAGCGCGTACATCGCGGGGTCGATGCTCCTCGATATGCTGGAGTACGAAACCCCAGAGCGCTACGACGTGAGTTCGCTGAAGCAGGTGTTCGCGGGCGGCGCGCCGATGGATTCCAAAGATTACGATACCGTAGAAGAGATGTACGACGTGCGCGTCTCAGAGCGCCTCGGCATGACCGAGGCGGGCATCATCCTCACCTACCCAGTCGGCAAAACCGGCGAGTTCTCCCCGCGCGATGAGGTTCCTGGGCGCGTGCCCGGATCGTGTGGCAGGCCGGTCGTCCAAGAGGTGGACGTACGCGTGGTCGATTTGAACACGGGCGAGGTCGTCGAGGTTGGCGAAGGCGAAATGCAGGTTCGCGGCGATACGCTGTTCGAGAAGTACATCAACAAACCCGAGAAGACTAAAGAAGCGTTCACCGAAGACGGCTGGTACCAGTCCGGAGACGTGGTTCGCGTCGACGAAGACGGCTACATCTTCCACCTCCGCCGGGCAGACAGCATGATCGTCACCGGCGGTGAGAACGTCTATCCGCGTGGCGTAGAGCGCGTCATCAGCAGCCACGACGCCGTCAAAGAGACCGCCGTGTTCCCGATTCCAGACGCCCACTGGGGCGAACGCGTCTGTGCGGCCGTCGTCCTCAAAGACGGTGCGTCGGTGACCGAAGCCGAACTCATCCAGTTTTGCAAACAGTCGGACGATATCTCCGATTTCGAAGCGCCAAAACAGATTTTCTTCCGCGACTCACTCCCGAAGACGCCGACGAAGTCCATCCGGCGACCCGACCTCACCGACGAGTACCGCGACGTGCCGTACGAGAACTAA
- a CDS encoding tripartite tricarboxylate transporter TctB family protein: protein MTEQRSLRVAVRRHSRAIFLLALSLYTLFLIYTSFSYSREARMFPLIANVLLIALILLEALFNRYGDRLHFRIHGVFSKTTEGDDVLSRAAAERNVRREVEMVGWIVGFIFVIWLFGFLSSFLLVPLFVYVYERDLRMAIYTLIVIVVLLNTFVYVLSARLWDGVIFGLL, encoded by the coding sequence ATGACCGAGCAACGTAGCCTGCGAGTCGCCGTCAGACGCCATTCCCGAGCGATATTCTTACTCGCCCTTTCTCTGTACACCCTCTTTTTGATTTACACGTCGTTCTCCTACAGCCGCGAAGCGCGAATGTTCCCGCTCATAGCGAACGTTTTGCTTATCGCGTTGATTCTCCTTGAGGCGCTTTTCAATCGCTATGGAGACCGGCTTCACTTCCGGATTCACGGCGTGTTCTCCAAAACAACTGAGGGAGACGATGTCCTTTCGCGTGCAGCAGCAGAGCGCAACGTGCGCCGGGAAGTCGAGATGGTCGGCTGGATTGTCGGGTTCATCTTCGTCATCTGGTTGTTCGGCTTCCTCTCGTCGTTCTTGCTGGTTCCACTGTTCGTGTACGTCTACGAACGTGATCTTCGTATGGCAATTTACACCCTCATCGTCATCGTCGTCTTACTGAACACGTTCGTGTATGTGCTCTCTGCGCGGCTGTGGGACGGGGTCATTTTCGGCCTGTTGTAG
- a CDS encoding Bug family tripartite tricarboxylate transporter substrate binding protein: MRRRSMLKGIGAAATLSLAGCTGGSGGEYPSDDVDLIVPFDTGGGMDHIARLSKPYWEEYLLGGEHNLVIKNVTGGGGTVGTEQAYSANADGYTLLTNDSFQLIPHEIGRDPGFSVQDMSYLGVISQDPIGLTGSTDLEIESFQDLVDQIDDLTFATQGKGSVGHLHPIVIGELTGAFSQDEINFIHYEGVGAGITGMERGEADLAAFTATSGHNVALGYDTVDLLFVWADAALRDRISSGQIFASEIDADGIDRIMDVSLFPRFYAGPPGMDEDVLSTLRDAFEQVIADDEFMADAEEANRVIVDPAGHERIEEIVGNQFELMSQEPFKGIIEEMF; the protein is encoded by the coding sequence ATGCGTCGAAGAAGCATGCTGAAGGGCATTGGAGCAGCCGCAACGCTCTCCCTTGCTGGTTGTACTGGTGGCAGCGGCGGCGAATACCCCTCGGATGACGTCGATCTCATCGTTCCATTCGACACTGGTGGCGGAATGGACCACATCGCTCGACTGAGCAAACCTTACTGGGAGGAGTACTTGCTCGGCGGCGAGCACAACTTAGTCATCAAAAACGTCACCGGTGGTGGTGGCACGGTCGGAACAGAACAGGCCTACAGCGCGAACGCAGACGGCTACACGTTGTTGACCAACGACTCGTTCCAGCTCATCCCGCACGAAATCGGGCGCGACCCCGGTTTCTCCGTTCAGGACATGAGCTACCTCGGCGTCATCTCCCAAGACCCGATTGGCCTGACGGGCTCTACGGATTTAGAGATAGAGAGTTTCCAAGACTTAGTCGACCAAATCGACGATCTCACCTTCGCCACGCAAGGGAAGGGGTCGGTCGGACACTTACACCCCATCGTCATCGGTGAGTTGACGGGTGCGTTCAGCCAAGACGAAATCAACTTCATCCACTACGAAGGCGTGGGCGCGGGCATCACGGGCATGGAGCGCGGTGAGGCCGACCTCGCGGCGTTCACCGCCACGTCCGGACACAACGTCGCACTCGGCTACGACACGGTCGACTTGCTGTTCGTCTGGGCGGACGCCGCGCTGCGCGACCGGATTTCGAGCGGCCAGATTTTCGCTTCAGAAATCGACGCCGACGGGATTGACAGAATCATGGACGTTTCGCTGTTCCCACGATTCTACGCCGGACCGCCGGGCATGGATGAGGACGTCTTGAGCACCCTCCGTGATGCCTTCGAACAGGTGATAGCCGACGACGAATTCATGGCCGACGCAGAGGAGGCAAACCGGGTCATCGTCGACCCGGCGGGTCACGAACGCATCGAGGAGATTGTCGGAAATCAGTTTGAACTCATGTCCCAAGAGCCGTTCAAAGGAATCATCGAGGAAATGTTCTAA